A single window of Sporosarcina sp. FSL W7-1349 DNA harbors:
- a CDS encoding O-antigen ligase family protein, producing the protein MSTLQEKLRDTNTLFFIAAIVVVLLAIALPAKIALVITSLFFMFYAFVKPQQSLLFLVVYVSIRPFLLEMNSGLKLIGDLITFIAFIRLVLSSGRDWKTLFTFKWFEWAFFAFLILGSVSGILQDVLPGSVLFQIRTFLIMYMLYYIVSRMLLPDSWYRRFAWVVVWTGLISSVHGLVEKLSMRQLFLPEAWKYKTLSATNFVRIYGLPGNPNSLALLLFFGIIAIFYLQAIYKSEKYKWFLNINLVLFLGILVLTYSRGTWISAFVFGAVFILSTRNWPMLKKLVITGIASIILVYYPVNLGVQLVQSLGVKAPTTGPGGIGERFGETFNEKNLALMTESGRFFYIKKGFEIFKDEPITGTGFGSFGGSATLSYGSPIYSHYGIRSDIYGGKYFYSDNQYIQVITETGVIGVVLFAAFLLGMLAMFWKERKTVFGKFMIAFWLATGFSGFYYNIWELKLYTMFYFLLFGAFASQAGLYRKLYEPKE; encoded by the coding sequence ATTGTTTTTCATTGCAGCAATCGTGGTTGTCCTTCTGGCGATAGCGTTGCCGGCTAAAATTGCACTTGTCATCACGTCGCTGTTCTTCATGTTTTATGCTTTTGTGAAACCGCAGCAAAGCTTATTGTTCTTAGTTGTCTACGTCAGCATCCGGCCGTTCCTGCTGGAGATGAATTCTGGGTTGAAGCTGATCGGGGACCTGATCACGTTCATCGCATTCATCCGACTGGTCCTTTCCAGCGGGCGGGATTGGAAAACGCTTTTTACATTCAAATGGTTCGAGTGGGCGTTTTTCGCTTTCCTTATTCTCGGATCAGTGAGCGGTATTTTGCAAGATGTGCTGCCGGGTTCCGTTCTGTTCCAAATCCGAACGTTCCTCATCATGTACATGCTGTACTATATTGTTTCGCGCATGCTCTTGCCGGACAGTTGGTACCGGCGATTTGCCTGGGTCGTCGTCTGGACAGGCCTGATCTCTTCGGTCCATGGACTGGTCGAGAAGCTGTCGATGCGTCAGCTGTTCTTGCCGGAAGCGTGGAAATATAAAACATTATCCGCGACGAACTTCGTCAGGATCTACGGGTTGCCGGGGAATCCGAACTCGCTTGCGTTGTTGCTGTTCTTCGGAATCATTGCGATATTCTACTTGCAGGCAATCTATAAATCAGAGAAATACAAATGGTTTTTGAATATCAATCTCGTCCTGTTTCTCGGTATTTTAGTGCTTACTTATTCTAGAGGGACATGGATCTCGGCCTTTGTCTTCGGAGCAGTTTTCATTTTATCCACGAGAAACTGGCCAATGTTAAAGAAGCTGGTCATCACGGGGATTGCCTCCATCATTCTTGTGTATTATCCGGTCAACTTGGGAGTTCAGCTCGTTCAGTCGCTTGGTGTGAAGGCACCGACTACCGGTCCTGGGGGCATCGGGGAACGGTTTGGCGAAACGTTTAATGAAAAGAATCTAGCGCTCATGACTGAAAGCGGACGGTTCTTCTATATTAAAAAAGGTTTTGAAATCTTCAAGGATGAGCCGATTACGGGAACCGGTTTCGGTTCATTCGGCGGTTCGGCTACGCTATCCTATGGTTCGCCGATCTATAGCCACTATGGCATTCGTTCGGATATTTACGGCGGAAAATATTTTTATTCCGACAATCAATACATCCAAGTCATCACGGAAACCGGGGTCATCGGCGTCGTGCTGTTTGCCGCATTCCTGCTCGGAATGTTGGCGATGTTCTGGAAAGAGCGGAAGACCGTGTTCGGGAAATTCATGATCGCCTTCTGGCTTGCGACCGGATTTTCCGGATTCTACTATAATATATGGGAATTGAAATTGTACACGATGTTTTACTTCCTCCTCTTTGGCGCTTTCGCCTCGCAGGCGGGTCTTTATAGGAAGCTGTATGAACCAAAAGAATGA
- a CDS encoding S-layer homology domain-containing protein, with product MKKSLGKKIATATIAASLLFSLPTGASAKQQSTKSYPVSSGVTYSQYTYSGSSYMNHITVDLSDTYTKLGIGLPSPIAKRATTTALANRDSKDGHRVVGAINASFFDMTSGLPMYLISQGNEIINGGVISKSSNYYVSQPIAFGVTKDGLAEIDHYNFNVHLNYRGTNYQLTGLNRQRQDDEMIIFTPQYIDKYTNSNQYGMEVVIDTGQPITSTHYGQQVTGKVVKVRDYGSKEKVEIPKTGFVLSVHGKVGLDRYKSMQIGEEVTLSLSIDDKWKDSQFMLASGPMLLKDGKPNITMNTSNSRATARTARTAVAISKDKKKVHLVTVDSRSGYSNGMSLTQFANYLAAQGYDRALNFDGGGSTAMGVRNHGSNTVFLANRTSNSAERQVSAIIEAISTAPVSDPAIISANRSQIGEMLVGSKASVKVNHVLDAYYNPLKVDTNQVVIQSEKGNVTGSGLSYTATKAGADRLLVRYGNAEQSFPITVVDAPARLTVSPTSSSVAPGATVAFKATATDAQGKPVIYSPEQLKWSVTGDIGTISQTGSFKAASKPGKGQVNVTLGTKTTSIPVTIKDGTPAFKDIPADYAYYTEIRHLKDLGYIKGDVDGKFNPGNTLSREHAAVILSRVFNLDTSKAGAQKFKDVPASHRYFNEINAIAGANLVGGKGDGTFDPAGKLTRAQMAAILVKAYKLQGESAKKFKDVPSKHWAYKQIHILANHNITTGNEKGNFEPDKPVNRAQFSAFLYRAMDK from the coding sequence TTGAAGAAAAGTCTAGGGAAAAAAATAGCCACGGCCACGATTGCTGCCTCACTTCTGTTTTCATTGCCAACAGGGGCTTCGGCCAAACAGCAATCGACGAAAAGTTATCCGGTATCCTCCGGCGTGACCTATTCGCAATATACATATTCGGGTTCCAGTTATATGAATCATATTACAGTAGATTTAAGTGATACATATACGAAATTGGGTATTGGATTGCCTTCGCCGATTGCCAAACGGGCAACAACGACCGCACTCGCGAACCGGGATTCAAAGGACGGCCATCGTGTAGTCGGCGCGATCAACGCTTCGTTTTTCGATATGACGAGCGGGCTGCCGATGTACTTGATTTCCCAAGGGAATGAAATCATCAACGGCGGCGTCATTTCCAAGTCTTCGAATTATTATGTGAGCCAGCCGATTGCGTTTGGTGTCACAAAAGATGGACTTGCGGAAATCGATCACTACAATTTTAATGTCCATTTGAATTACAGAGGGACAAACTATCAATTGACGGGGCTGAACCGTCAACGGCAAGACGATGAGATGATCATCTTTACGCCGCAATACATCGATAAATACACCAACTCCAACCAATACGGAATGGAAGTGGTTATCGATACGGGGCAACCAATCACGTCTACCCATTACGGGCAGCAAGTGACTGGGAAAGTAGTCAAAGTGCGGGATTACGGTTCGAAAGAGAAAGTGGAAATCCCGAAAACAGGATTTGTCCTCTCGGTCCACGGCAAAGTCGGTCTTGATCGGTACAAAAGCATGCAGATTGGCGAGGAAGTCACTCTCTCCTTATCAATTGACGACAAATGGAAAGATTCCCAGTTCATGTTGGCAAGCGGCCCGATGCTGTTGAAGGACGGCAAGCCGAACATTACGATGAACACATCCAATTCACGGGCAACCGCGCGGACAGCCCGCACGGCCGTTGCCATCAGCAAGGATAAGAAGAAAGTTCATCTCGTGACAGTAGATAGCCGAAGCGGCTACAGCAACGGCATGTCGCTGACGCAATTTGCGAACTACTTGGCGGCGCAAGGGTATGACCGCGCATTGAATTTCGATGGGGGTGGATCGACCGCGATGGGCGTGCGGAACCATGGAAGCAATACAGTCTTCCTGGCGAACCGGACTTCCAATTCGGCAGAGCGGCAAGTTTCCGCAATCATTGAAGCGATCAGCACGGCACCTGTGAGTGATCCGGCCATTATCAGCGCCAACCGATCTCAAATCGGGGAGATGCTCGTCGGATCCAAAGCGTCCGTGAAAGTGAACCATGTACTTGATGCGTATTACAACCCGTTGAAAGTGGATACGAATCAAGTCGTTATCCAATCTGAAAAAGGGAATGTAACAGGATCCGGACTTAGCTATACGGCGACTAAAGCGGGAGCTGACCGTCTATTGGTCCGTTACGGAAATGCGGAGCAATCGTTCCCAATCACAGTTGTCGACGCTCCGGCTCGTCTGACAGTGTCACCGACATCATCCAGTGTAGCACCTGGGGCAACAGTTGCATTCAAAGCAACAGCGACTGATGCACAAGGAAAGCCTGTCATTTATTCACCAGAACAGTTGAAATGGAGTGTCACCGGTGATATCGGAACCATTTCACAGACCGGTAGTTTCAAAGCTGCCTCGAAACCAGGCAAAGGCCAAGTGAACGTGACGCTCGGTACGAAAACAACAAGCATCCCAGTTACAATCAAAGACGGTACACCTGCATTCAAGGATATTCCTGCGGATTATGCGTACTATACGGAAATCCGTCATCTGAAGGACCTTGGTTATATCAAGGGGGATGTGGATGGGAAATTCAATCCAGGCAATACATTGTCTCGTGAGCATGCGGCGGTCATCCTGAGCCGGGTCTTCAATCTGGACACATCGAAGGCAGGGGCCCAAAAGTTCAAAGACGTCCCGGCCTCGCATCGCTATTTCAATGAAATCAACGCGATTGCTGGTGCGAATTTAGTAGGTGGGAAAGGGGACGGCACCTTTGATCCGGCCGGAAAACTGACCCGTGCCCAAATGGCGGCTATCCTTGTTAAGGCGTATAAGCTGCAAGGCGAGTCCGCGAAGAAATTCAAAGATGTCCCATCAAAACACTGGGCGTACAAGCAAATTCATATTCTAGCAAACCATAACATCACAACAGGAAATGAAAAAGGCAACTTCGAACCGGACAAGCCGGTCAACCGTGCTCAATTCAGCGCCTTCCTGTATCGTGCGATGGATAAATAA